The Plasmodium gaboni strain SY75 chromosome 9, whole genome shotgun sequence DNA segment NNNNNNNNNNNNNNNNNNNNNNNNNNNNNNNNNNNNNNNNNNNNNNNNNNNNNNNNNNNNNNNNNNNNNNNNNNNNNNNNNNNNNNNNNNNNNNNNNNNNNNNNNNNNNNNNNNNNNNNNNNNNNNNNNNNNNNNNNNNNNNNNNNNNNNNNNNNNNNNNNNNNNNNNNNNNNNNNNNNNNNNNNNNNNNNNNNNNNNNNNNNNNNNNNNNNNNNNNNNNNNNNNNNNNNNNNNNNNNNNNNNNNNNNNNNNNNNNNNNNNNNNNtttttttttttttttttttttttttttttttttattaaattataaaatattatttaattaattttttttttttttttttttttttttttttttttttttttttttttttttttttttttaaaattttttttttttttttttttttttttttttttttttttttttttttttttttttttttttttccagCTAAAAATGTTgtatattcatttaaaaaaaaaaaaaaaaaaaaaaattaaatgtaCACACACCTTAAACAATGTTATGaggaaatataaataattaatcatttttatttatattttatttattgtttttttttataatttccCTTATAAATAACATTAAAGGAGAAATTTGAAATTtctatacatatatatatatatatatatatacattttgattatatatattatatctctatatatatatattttctttttatctGTTACCAAAGTTAATAGggtttatatatatgaaaaaaaaaaaaaaaaaatataataaaacatatatatttacattatatattaatatatatgtgaatatatttgtagctgtattgttttaaaaaaaaaaaaaaaaaattagataTAAACAAACAAGTTATAGaacattttaaatttttttttttttttacacCTACAATTAATGTAgaatattaattatttttgaTCAAAtctattattttatataccaagagaaaaaaaaaaattttctttttccttatataataaaaaatttgatataattaaaaataacaGATGAAAAcatgagaaaaaaaaaaaaaaatcataataattcaataataataatttacatgaactgttcataatattttaaataaattagTTTTTAGCTATTTTTTGATTTCCATAATTtttacacatatatatatatatatatatatatataaatacgtattttttttatttttatttttatttttttttttttaatatcaatatctatatatattaattaagaaaataaacgaatcaatatttttaatagtACAACCTACATATCGACAACAATACATTAGGATATCATAATAAATGTcgataataaaaaatatatatatatacacttgatatatttatatattatacattaaatacaggaaatatatatatatatatatatatatatatttatttatttatttatgtagTATATATGCTTTCATAATTTCCTTCTCCCAACAAAATTTAGTAGATAAATTTCAagtttatattttaaaacTCATTTGTCTTACGTATCTACAACTTTAaaagtataaataaataaatatatatatatatatattttttttttttcattttgttatttatttgtttcattattttgttcttaAAGAAATGGGATGTAGACAATCTAAGGCCAATGATCCAAAAGAACAAAAGTACACAGAAGATGAACAAAATGTAcaaaatgtaaaaaatgTACAAAATGTACAAAATGagaaaaatgaagaaaCTGAAGTAGTTCAAAtaaatgagaaaaaaagTGAACGTCCTATAGGTttacacaaaaaaaaaaaaatatttatatataatatactatatattgtccatattataacaaatatGTGCATCCTATGTTTAAATGagaaacatatataaacaaattcatatatatatatatatacatatatatatatatatacatatatatatatatatattttttttttttcagCCAAAAAGAAACAACTAGATGTGAAACCACCACCAGTTAAGGCTATACCCAAAATTGCTCCAAAGAATATTCAAAGAAGAGATAATTAAATGTTTAAAAGTTAACAACTgtattttaaatatttgtcattgatttatttatttatttattattttattattttttttttttattcatgATTTTTTAACtatacaatataaattaaCAATTAGTCTAATTttaatgtaaaaaaaaaaaaaaaaaaaaaaaaaaaaaatcaaaacttttaataataatatctatagtaatgatcataataattatcatataattcatcatttttttatttctttttatatttataaaaatgtgtAAGTAGTACCATTTTGATATTTTATAgtgaaaaaatattatttctcTTATAATTTCAAGAAAagattttatatatttatcttatATTGTAATTATCACTTAAAAATTGTTGCacttataataaataaataaataaatatatatatatatatatatttaatggTACCATTTATATTGACGAaaaaacagaaaaaaagaagaaaaaaaattcatattttaaataaaatgaaaagatTACTGtagaacaaaaaaattgtacacatttgtaaaaaaaaaaaaaaaatttataagtaggtatttataaaaaaattttataagtacatattcaaaaaaatttcatatatacttattaataaacatgtcacatatatatatatatatattcaattaAATTTAACCAAATGAAGgtttaatattttaaaacTTTCTGAtagtatataaatatatgattgcataattattaattcGAGTATTCTATTAGCCATAAGATTATTTACAGAGATAGTTTGTTGTTCATAGTGTGTGTTTTGAATATTGGATGAGTTAATATTAgcattattattaatataattagAGAGCATTGTATAGTTTATAGCTTGTTGATTTTGATGGAATTTTTTGTGTTctatttcatttaataaagaaTCGTTTTGataatttgtattatttatataagaatttatgtttttttttttttttttttttttcatttctgTATGTGCATTTTCTATAATATCTTTAAAAATtagattattattataaatattgtatattttgtgtgataatttataaatgtaagaagataatttttctatacaaaaattatatgtacattcttgaataatataattaaattttaaaatatctaataatatattttttacattttgTTCTATTTGaatgtttttattaataaatataaatgaataatcagatatattataattattttttttaaaaatatttaaaatgtataaGGTAATATTGTATGtatcaataatatatagatattctctattaatattttgtataatattattgataGATTGTCTTTTACTATTTTTAACGcttatatatgaataaataatagatgaaaggaatattttattataaatattgttattaaatttttttttattgataatataatttttattatatatcatatgtataaaagaatctttaatatttttttgtatatttttttgtttatatttaataagaAAATCTTTTAcgaatatattatttgagAAACTTTgtgttttaattttttttttttgttcatttaatatataaccATAATTAAGACATATACATTCAACATGTGGTTGAATTAAATTTAGATATTTTGTAATAGAAAAAACTTGTTcaaaatgttttttttgattttcatctactatataaattattttatttgcATTTTCATATGTCACTCTATAATAAATAGCTGCAATATCTATAGCTGCATATGTATATGCAacatcattttttatagtTAGTAttgtataatttttttttaaataggatatatcattttttttaatatattcatataaattatcatcaggttgtattatatcataatatatatcattgCTATTAATAAGgttttctttatttttataattatttgaattacatattttttctgGATCTTTTCGTTTTAAAAGTACACATAATTTATTgtttaaattaaaaagaatatttttttttttcatcatattaataattttcaGAACATATTTAACATAATAATGTTCTCCTTTTTCTACAagtttttttatattaaatgtttTCAACACGCTATCATTCTCCTacaaaaatgaataaaaattaaaataaaacaaaaaaataaatatataaacatatatatatatatatatatatatatatatatatatattttatatttatgttaaTCCGTTTtattgattttttttttgtttgaTTTACCTCTTTTGTAATTCTACATATTAAATTCCACAGgttcataattttttcatcttttttatacattAATGATAATGTGTGTTTTGAATACCTTTTGAAGATATCTGAGTGAATATAAAGACGTTTAGATAATTTATACCACGATTCAAGTGTAtctaattttatatttagatatttatttgtatctaatattttataattttgatCATATATCTCatgatttatattatttaatatttctatatattctttaatatAATCATCATTTTGTCTATTCATCTTTTCATTTGTATTTGAATCgatagatatattttttatattatcatgatatatattttgtataaCTTTATTTTGGTTTTGTCTATAATTTTGTGGTGTTTctttattgttattatttagaaaatttatatttgacATAGTATgttgttcattttttacATCATCTTTGTTCATGTACCTATTTGAAAACATAAgaataaaagtaataaCTAATGCTACATTTAAATTCCAATCACCTATATGACttctattttttatatgataattaGAATATTTGAATAAATTACTTAAGGAATAACCAAGAAATATAGATTTTAAATGACCCATATGAATATGTTTAGCCATATTAACACTACAAAAATCTAACAAAACAATATctcttttattattattattattgttgttgttgttattttttaaaatatttatattataaaaattttttattctttcaattaaagaattattatttattcttatatttaaaatacCATTTTGTGATATATGTATATCATCTATTATATCTGAGCATTTATTTTGTAGATAAGAAATAACATCATTTcttaaattaatatttccCTCGtcatacattttttttgtggTTGTCACACTAGGATTAGATGtaacatttttattctttaaataattttctaAGTATATTAATATACTCGTTTGATAATCATAATCTTTATAAAACTTGTTATTTTCAATTAAACAATAATTTggtaatataaaattattttcatcttgTATTATTCTTTcagatataatatttatatgattatttaaaatgttattatatgaattatcATTCTTATctaatttatatacatatagtttattatatacacttcttttattagttcgatatataaatccatttatatttcttccTACACTATTcttacaaaaaatattattaacataattataattattaatattattctttGTCACATATGTTCTTCCTTctattcttttttttcttaataaCAAAGgtatgaaaaaaaaaaatacttCTTTCTTACTTCTTacattatcattataagatatatttCTTAACACCTCACATACATCAAAgcataaaaatatgtaaaagaaaaaaactGATATAAGAAATTTAAGCATTATCCattatgtataaaaataatatttagctgaattaataaaaaaataataattttataagaGTAAAAATcataaacatataaaatatgttaataaataaataaatatataaatatatgtatattttttatatattacattttatatattataatatctatttaccctatatttacatatataatataatatatgtatatttttttatatttttttttttttttttttttttttttttttttttatgtatataatattttttattcctTTATATCAATTCAACCATTTTTTTGATTAAtccttattttttttttttttttttttttttttttttattNNNNNNNNNNNNNNNNNNNNNNNNNNNNNNNNNNNNNNNNNNNNNNNNNNNNNNNNNNNNNNNNNNNNNNNNNNNNNNNNNNNNNNNNNNNNNNNNNNNNtatatatatatatatatatatgtagtTACACTcctgttttttttatatatatattttttttttatttttttatttttttattttttatattttttttttttttttttggtttcTTTCATAATTTGAAATGTttacaataaaatattattatattaaaattatatattgtaaatttataaagtattttaaaaaaaaaaaaaaaaaattattgtTTCATATGCCTCTTTTTATTAACTTTTTTTAGTACCAAATATgaaataacatataaaaaaaaatatatatatatattatcagTGAGATATAACGAATGGTATATTATGCACATActtacatatatataaatatatatacatatatatacatatatatacttttttatttttttttttttttttttttttttttttatatNNNNNNNNNNNNNNNNNNNNNNNNNNNNNNNNNNNNNNNNNNNNNNNNNNNNNNNNNNNNNNNNNNNNNNNNNNNNNNNNNNNNNNNNNNNNNNNNNNNNTATGACATATGAGAATCTTCAACATCTGAATATATTGTAACACTCTGTCTCTTCATGTTCTTATTACTTTCCTTTCTTTTGTTTTCTCTTAAAAATTGTTCAATATGTTCTAAGCTATTAGAACTACcatcttcttcatttataataaataaattatccTCCCCCTCACATAAATGTTCTTtgttataattaaaaaaatgtccattctcattttttttcatttggtcattttgtttaataCCCACCAACAACATATTATCTTCATctatatattcattattatttcgta contains these protein-coding regions:
- a CDS encoding putative arginine--tRNA ligase, with amino-acid sequence MLKFLISVFFFYIFLCFDVCEVLRNISYNDNVRSKKEVFFFFIPLLLRKKRIEGRTYVTKNNINNYNYVNNIFCKNSVGRNINGFIYRTNKRSVYNKLYVYKLDKNDNSYNNILNNHINIISERIIQDENNFILPNYCLIENNKFYKDYDYQTSILIYLENYLKNKNVTSNPSVTTTKKMYDEGNINLRNDVISYLQNKCSDIIDDIHISQNGILNIRINNNSLIERIKNFYNINILKNNNNNNNNNNKRDIVLLDFCSVNMAKHIHMGHLKSIFLGYSLSNLFKYSNYHIKNRSHIGDWNLNVALVITFILMFSNRYMNKDDVKNEQHTMSNINFLNNNNKETPQNYRQNQNKVIQNIYHDNIKNISIDSNTNEKMNRQNDDYIKEYIEILNNINHEIYDQNYKILDTNKYLNIKLDTLESWYKLSKRLYIHSDIFKRYSKHTLSLMYKKDEKIMNLWNLICRITKEENDSVLKTFNIKKLVEKGEHYYVKYVLKIINMMKKKNILFNLNNKLCVLLKRKDPEKICNSNNYKNKENLINSNDIYYDIIQPDDNLYEYIKKNDISYLKKNYTILTIKNDVAYTYAAIDIAAIYYRVTYENANKIIYIVDENQKKHFEQVFSITKYLNLIQPHVECICLNYGYILNEQKKKIKTQSFSNNIFVKDFLIKYKQKNIQKNIKDSFIHMIYNKNYIINKKKFNNNIYNKIFLSSIIYSYISVKNSKRQSINNIIQNINREYLYIIDTYNITLYILNIFKKNNYNISDYSFIFINKNIQIEQNVKNILLDILKFNYIIQECTYNFCIEKLSSYIYKLSHKIYNIYNNNLIFKDIIENAHTEMKKKKKKKNINSYINNTNYQNDSLLNEIEHKKFHQNQQAINYTMLSNYINNNANINSSNIQNTHYEQQTISVNNLMANRILELIIMQSYIYILSESFKILNLHLVKFN
- a CDS encoding hypothetical protein (conserved Plasmodium protein, unknown function) codes for the protein MGCRQSKANDPKEQKYTEDEQNVQNVKNVQNVQNEKNEETEVVQINEKKSERPIAKKKQLDVKPPPVKAIPKIAPKNIQRRDN